aataccttgtactgccccctttggcaagtatcaaagcttggaaacacttcttgtagccagccaagagtctttcaattcttctttgaggtatctttgcccattcttccttccaaaagtcttccagttctttaaaatttctgggctgtctgtcacacactgctcttttaaggtctatccttagattttcaattatgttgaggtcaggagattgtgaaggccaNNNNNNNNNNttcagtttacgcctcttgatgtaatccaccgtggattttgagatgtgtttaggatcatcTTCCATTTGttgaagccatcctctctttaacttcagctttttcacggttggcatcaagttagcgtccaaaatttgcagACATTTATTTGAATCccttttttccttctactcgtaaAATGTTCTGTGCTACTGGCTGCAAAACAAcaccaaagcatgattgattccccccccccatgcttaacagttggNNNNNNNNNNttttcattaaattctgtgccctttcttctccaaacgtacctgtGCTCATTccagccaaaaagttctattttaacctcatcggtccacagaatttGTTTCCNNNNNNNNNNcatcaggcttgtctatatgttcatttgcaaacttctaACGCTGATTTTtatggtgaggacgtagaagNNNNNNNNNNctgatgactcttccatgaagaccatttttgtacaagtatctctttaatgtggaatggtgtaccacaactcctgtatctgccaggtctttctggatggattgtgcagtcaaacgtgggtttggacttgcttttctcacactcctgtgagctgttctgtctgatatttttcttggtcttccagatcttgctttaacttccactgttcctgatgacggccatttcttaactacattccaaacagaggatattggcatttGAAAACCCTTTGccatcttcttatagccttctcctgctttgtgagcgtcaactattttcagttttctagacaactgcttagaagaagccatggtgctgattgttggggcgaggtcagatgagtctgggcatttaaaaccttaagattgacatcacctggtctttccagatgatgattgagaacaatccatgacactgtcaggtctcagctttccaaagggggcgatgcatgctataaactctgcggggtgcccaaacctttgcagacgccagttttttgtttgttattttgaaagtgtaaatgatggaaataaaatcttactttttgtgacatattctacaaatgtctaatctgtcatttgatagCTTtcggagatttttccatcttttcttggcttctttatgcacattaatacaatttctttccctggggtgcccaaactttcgagccccattGTACATGTGTTGAGCTGGAATGAAGGTACAATGATATTTATTGAGAAATAGATCCAATCCAGCgttttctgtgtttatttgtttcatattttagacatttattttaacaaggACCACAGCACATCAGTCAATTGCACAACAGGTGTGGTGGGACTTTTTCACTAGGTGGGGCTAGACCATAGAAATGAAATGGGTTTAGATTTCCAGTTTAATTGTAGTAAGAGATGTCCTGAACCCAAATATATCAGTCATTGTCTGGAATTATGGAGCAAAGTCTGTATAGTCCCTCCGGTTTCAGATTTGAGGTCATTTTACAGTAGAGGTATGGGATTTCACTttgaaaaatctccaaatgtatacagtaaaaatgtaaactgtaaTTGTAACATGTAATTGTTTCAGCTGGGTTTTGGCTTGAGTAATTTTGTTTGTAGTTTTGAGGAAGTTTTAATAATGAACATTGTTGTTCTTTATAATTTTGATTCTCAATTCCttttacatatttacacatcttttacaggtttttaactgctcttccCCCAATCaaaagattttaattttgtttatttttaaagaggtCCTCGGCCTCATGGTCAAAACATCTAGGTGGTATTGTCGGCcccattttttaacattatcttGATCCCTCCCTACCACCAGTCCCGTTTACATTTGTTACACGTATTTTGCATCATACTTGAGTCACTTAAAGTCCAACAGTTACCTGAATAATAAATGCCTAATAAATCAATATGCATTGACCTACCATTACAATTTTTACTTTATCAGCAAAGAATGAGAATGACTTGTGCTTGTAAGAGTAACACTACATCCCTATACCAAACGCACATGCATCGTAGCTTCAGCGAGACATCCCTTATGCATCTTTGGGTCTGTGGTCTTTCAGATTAAGTATGTTTAGTCTTATACTTCAACTACGACTAACTGAACACATTCTTTCACTCTAAATAAGGTCCCATGGTCCACTTGAAGGGGACTCTACCTCTCTATTGATTCGCCCAATGGATGAAGGCCATCACAGGTTATGGACTCAAATTGGTCACTTCAGTACAGCCTGGCTGGATATTAGTGACAATAGTAACATGACTCTCCAACCTCTTATACCTCATTAACAACAATTAAAACTAATGTGTATGAATGATGCATTAAAGGTGAAATTAATAAGAGACTGGTTTATTTGTAGCATTTGTAATATTTGACAACATTGGACAATAGTACACTGAATTGTTCAACGTGTTGGGCTTTAATTGAAATCTGAGAAAACTGAATCAAGTCACAATGTTTTTAgcccttgttaaaaaataaagtacaggAGGCCACAACTTTACGTTATTTTCCACTGTTAAATGGGGAGtgctgtaaataaatacagaggTGGTCAACTATATGGCAATTATAAAACATAAATTTAAAATTAGTATTGTGAATTGGACAGCCCAAAACAAGTGCACAATACTAAATGTAAATGATTAATCACTCTCCACTGTGAGATGCTTTAACTGCATATCCCAGAAGGTTGCGGGGCTTTCCCCGAGCTCTAACTTTGAAAGGACTGTTTAATCagtgataaagaaaaaaaaatgttttttgacataccagtATAAATACTTTTGAGGTATCTGTTTTGTTGTCTGACACGATTGTCCAATTCCCATTTACATGGTATTTCTGGCTATTGCATTAAGAGTTCGGACCTTTCTCACATCGGTCACCTTCAGGCCATACTCAGGTGCTGAGAAAGTAGCTCCCATTGTCACACAGGTGTTCCTGCACATGGAAACAATATCAGAcagacagcaacaacacaaataGTTTatctattttacttttattcccTATTAGAAATCTTGTAATGTGTGTAAGCATATGAAAAACCATTTATACCTGAACTTCATGGCAGAATCCCTACTGGAGCGGGCTGAGCAGTGAAACTCTTCAGCTCCCGACCCCTCTAAAATTCTCTGCAGGTTACGCTCAGTTATACCACCTCCtgtatcagagagagagagagagagagagagaNNNNNNNNNNgagagagagagagagagagagagaaaataaacaaataaaaaccctATTTATACATCTTACaagagaaaagtaaaagtactcacctGGCATGATGGTAATTCTACCTTTAGCCTGTGGAAGAAAATGAGGAGAGTAGGATGTAAGAATGGCAGTAGGGGAGAGACATAAGCTGCTCATCTACAATGTCTAAGCAGAAGCGATAAATAGCCCTGACTTCTTCATAGGCTTGCATGCAAACATGTAAGTGTACATATAATTTATACGTACTTGTTCAATGAGCCGTTTAATGAGAGGGAGGCCCTCCAAAGCAGAATTGTCACAGCCACTTGTCAACAGACGCTGGAACCCTAATGATATCAGTGTCTCCAGAGCCACCACTGGGTCATTAACCATGTCAAAAGCTGCAGTAGGAGCAATACAAGTTTCATAAAATGAGTCCAAAGGTCTTTAGAGGCTCTGATGAAATCACTCTAAAAAGGGCTTCACGgctttgtgatatttttttcagatgtagttgctagcaactgcatggaatTTCTAAAGTTGTAAGTCTACAATTGATTTAAGGGAGAAGAATGTTACCTCGGTGGAAGGTGATAGGCAACGGTCGAGCAGCAGCTAGTGGGCAAAAAGTGACAATCAGAAAAATACGTAGAAAAATACCCCaaacaaagtaaaagtaattgCACATTCTGaataatttttttctcttttgtgtgtgtgcctacaTGCTCTCTATGGCTAGTTGTTTATTCAGTGCAGCATACTCGATAagacttttattttactttttactgtgtCAAGTAATGAAATTAGCCCATCTTGAAGGGCGGCACCAagtgtgcatttgaaaatctcactgcac
This window of the Etheostoma spectabile isolate EspeVRDwgs_2016 chromosome 17, UIUC_Espe_1.0, whole genome shotgun sequence genome carries:
- the cutc gene encoding copper homeostasis protein cutC homolog isoform X3 gives rise to the protein MAENFLMEACVDSVESAVNAERGGAGRLELCSSLLEGGLTPSQDQEVEVMRKDIELMKSHGADGLVLGALTEDGQVDTELCMELLAAARPLPITFHRAFDMVNDPVVALETLISLGFQRLLTSGCDNSALEGLPLIKRLIEQAKGRITIMPGGGITERNLQRILEGSGAEEFHCSARSSRDSAMKFRNTCVTMGATFSAPEYGLKVTDVRKVSSWGCGCFKKQVYWFIWMARKTLTWTGTLFRF
- the cutc gene encoding copper homeostasis protein cutC homolog isoform X2 codes for the protein MAENFLMEACVDSVESAVNAERGGAGRLELCSSLLEGGLTPSQGLLQVVKQNVKIPVYVMIRPRGGDFLYSDQEVEVMRKDIELMKSHGADGLVLGALTEDGQVDTELCMELLAAARPLPITFHRAFDMVNDPVVALETLISLGFQRLLTSGCDNSALEGLPLIKRLIEQAKGRITIMPGGGITERNLQRILEGSGAEEFHCSARSSRDSAMKFRNTCVTMGATFSAPEYGLKVTDVRKVRTLNAIARNTM